The nucleotide window CTGAACCTATTGCCATGGGGACCGCATCAGGTGATAGGGCCCTCTGTTCGACGGCGGCCGTGAGGCCGCCTAGTTAGGGCCCTGCATGTCTTGGAGAGGGCTTTCTTTGGGCACCTACTCTTCGGCCTCTGCGCGCGCATACGCTCGGACGCCGCGCTGCGCGCGACGTCCCGGCGTGGCGCGCGCGACGAGGCCGAAAACAAAGTCTAGACATGCCAGGGGTAGCTTCGCCAGGCGTGAGATGTGGCTACGTGAGGTGAAGGCCGTAGGCCTGAACCTATTGCCATGGGGACCACATCAGGTGATAGGGCCCTCTGTTCGACGGCGGCCGCGAGGCCGCCTAGTTAGGGTCCTGCATGTCTTGGAGAGGGCTTTCTTTGGGCACCTTTCTTTCGCCCGTGAAAGAAAGGTGCAAGAGCGCGGCGCTGGCGCCGCAAGATGCAGCATCGTGACGCGCGACGAGGCCGAAAAGAGGGCTTTGGGGCAAACCCCCATCCTGGCCTTCCCCCTTGCAGGGGGAAGGCGTGCGAACAGCGGCGGCGAACCCCCATCCCGGCTTTTTCCCTGGCAGGGGGATGGAGTACGGGCGGTGACGGACACGCCAAAGAGGTCTGCGTCGATAGACCCCGATCGACTCCCTCAATCCTGGTTCACCAGCCGGCCGAAGCGCTTGCGCAGCCACATGTTCAAGCTGTCCACCGTGGAGTACATGACCGGCACGATGACGAGGGTGAGGGCCGTGGCGAAGAGGAGACCGAAGATGACGGCCACGGCCATGCCCTGCCACCATTGCACCGAGTCGCTGTCCGTCACCCAGTGAAATTTCTTGAAGTCGAAACTGATGCCCACGGCCATGGGGACAAGGCCGAGGATGGTCGTGCCCGCCGTCAGCAGCACGGGGCGCAGACGCGTCACGCCACCCTGGATGATGGCGTCCAGTTTCGCCAGGCCCCGCGCCCGCAATTTGCCGATGTAGTCCAGCAGCACGATGGCGTTGTTGACCACGACGCCGGCCAGGCTGATCACGCCCACGCCGGTCATGATGATGCCGAAGGGCAGACGCGTGATGAGGAGGCCGGAGAAGACGCCCACGAGGGAGAGCAGCACGCTGAAGATGATGATGAGGGGCGTGGTCAGGCTGTGGAACTGCACGACCAGGATGAGACCGATGGAGAAGACGGCGATGACGAAGGCCTGGCTGAGGAAGGCCTCGGCCTCCTCCTGGTCCTTGCTCTCGCCTGCGAAGGTCATGGCGTAGCCGCGGGGCAGCTCGTGCTCCGCCAGCATGTTCTTCACCTCAAGCAACGCGTCGTTGGGCAGCCGGCCCTCCACGTCCGCCGCCACCGTCACCACCCGTTTCTGGTCCTTGCGGTTGATCCCGCCCAGGCCGGTGGTCAGATTGACCGAGGCCACGCTGGACAAGGGCACGAGGTCGCCCTCCTCGATCACCAGGTTGAGGTTCTCGATGTCCTCCACCCGCCGGCGATGCTCTTTGGCCAGGCGCACCGTGATGTCCACGTCCTGTTCGCCGTCGCGGAAGGTACCGGACTCGGCGCCGTTGAAGGCCATGCGCACGGTGGAACCGATCTGGCCCGTGCCCACGCCCAGGTAGGCGGCGCGCTGGCGGTCCACCAGGATCTGGATCTCCGGCTTGCCGCGGTCGAAGTCGCTGTCCAGGTTGACAAGGCCGGAGACGCCCTTGATCTTTTCGATGATGTCGTCGGCCAGCTCGCCCAGCGTGCGGAAGTCCTCGCCGCTGATCTCGATGGTCACCGGCTTGCCGGTGGGTGGACCCTCCTCCATCTTCTCCACCGTCACCTTGGCGCCCGCCACGTCGGTCAGGGAGGAGCGGATGTCGGTGATGGTTAGCGGCGTCCGCCGCTGGCGGTACTCGCGATCCACCATGTCGATGGAGATGCGCCCCTTGTTGGCGGGACCAGCGCTGCCCGTCCCGAAGTCGAAGTCGGAGGTGCCCACCCCCGACTGGGCCACGTAGGTGAGGATGTCCGGGTAGGCGCCCAGCCCCTTCTCAACCTCCCCCAAGTAGGAGTCCGTCTGCTCCAGGCGGCTGCCCGAGGGGAGTTCGAAGTCGACGAAGACCTTCTTGGGATCGATGTCGGGGAAGAACTCGACGCCGGTGCCGAAAGCGCCATAGAGCCCGATCACGGCGAAGAGCGACAGGTGGGCCGCCGCGAGGACCAAGCCGCGGTGCCCGAGGGCCCAGCGCAGGGTGGAGCGGTAGAGCGCCACGAAGCGTGACTCCCGGCGCGTCGTCTCGCGGTGGGCGTCCTTCAGCTTGAGGAAGGTGGCGGCCAGCACGGGGTTGATGGTCAGGCCAACGAAGAGGGAGGCCGACAGCGTGATGATGAGCGTGATGGGCAGGTATTTCATGAACTCGCCCATGATGCCCGGCCAGAAGATCATGGGGAAGAAGGCTGACAGGGTGGTGAGGGTGGAGGTGATGACCGGCCAGGCCACCTCCCGCGTGCCCTTGAGCGCGGCCTGGGAGGCGCTGTGCCCCTCCGAGACATAGCGGTAGATGTTTTCCACGATGACGACGGCGTTGTCCACCAGCATGCCCAGCGCCAGGATGAGGCTGAAGAGGACGATCATGTTGAGGGTGTAGCCCAGCGCCTGGAGGACGATGAAACTGATCAACATGGAGAGCGGGATGGCCACCGCCACGAACATGCTGGTGCGCCAGCCGAGGAAGAGGACGAGGACGGCCACGACGAGGATGAGGGCGTTGATGATGCCGTTCTCCAGCTCGTCCACCATCATGGCGATGTCCTTGGACTGGTCGCTGGTGAAGGTGATGCGCGTGGTGGGCGGCAGCCCGGGAACCATGTCGTTGATGCGCCGCCGCACCTCGTCCACGATGCCGATGAGATTCTCCCCGGCCCGCTTGGTGACGGCGATGGTGATGCAGTCGCGCCCTTCCATGCGGGCGGTGGATGACAGGTCCTTGAAGCCGAAGCGCACCTCGGCCACGTCACGCACATGGATGGGGAAGTGCTTGTCGGCCTTCACCACGAAACGGGCGATCTCCTCGGGGTCGGTGATCTCGCCGGGGACGCGCAGCAGGTAGGCGTAGTCGCCCACTTCGATGGTGCCGCCCGGCAGGTTGAGATTCTCCCCGGTGATGGCCAGCTGCACGTCCTCCAGGCCCAGCCGGTAGTGGCGGAGGCGCTCGGGATCGACGTCGACCTGCACTTCACGCTCGCGGCCGCCGGAGATGGTGACGTCCAGCACGCCGGGGACATTCTCCAACTCGTCCTGGATGTCCTCGGCCACGTCCTTGAGCTGGACGGGGCCATAGTCGCCGGACAGGTTGATGAGCAGGATCGGCCAGTTGTTGATGTTCAACTCGGTGATGATGGGATCCTCGGCGTCGGCGGGCAGCTCCGGCTTGGCCAGGTCCACTTTCTCCCGCACCCGGTTGAGCATGTCGCCCACGCTCTCCTTGGGATCGAATTCCACCGTGATGGCGGAGATGCCCTCCCCGGACATGGAGCGCATCTCCTTGATCTTGTCGATCTCGCCGACCTTCTTCTCGATCTCCTTGGTGACCAGGTTCTCCATGTCGGCGGCGCTGGTCCCGAAGTAGGGCGTGGTGATGATGACGTAGGGAATGGTGACGTCCGGCGCGGATTCCCGGGGCAGGGTGAAGTAACTGCGCAGGCCGAAGATGATGGCCATCACCACCAGAATGAAGATGGCTGGCCGGTTCCGCAGGGCGTAATCGCTGATGTGCATGCCTATCCCCTGGCTGTGGGCGATGTCCTGTTCATGATCTCAGTCCGATCCCAGGCAAGGCCGGCGCGCAGGCTATTTGGCCGCGGCCTCGCCGCCGCCCCTCGCCGGCACGATGCGGAGGGCCTGGCCGTCCACCAGGCCGCGGTGGCCGGAGACGATCAGGCGATCCCCCTCGCGCAGGCCGGCCCTCACCTCGATCAGGTCCCCGTCCCGCTCCCCGGGCTGGACCACGCGATGGACGGCGCGGCCGTCCTCTTCCACGTAGACGAAGAGGTGATCGGGGGCGGTCTGCACCACCGTCACCGGCACGACGAGGCTGTGGCCGGTGCCGCCGTGGCGGATCTCCACCTGGCAGGCCATGCCTGGGCGCAGGGCGGATTGGCGGGGCAGCTCCAGCTCCAAGGGAAGCGTGCGGGAGCGGCCATCCAGCACCTCGCCCACCCAGCGGACGCGGCCCGGCGTCTCGAGGCTGGCTTCGGGGACGCGCACGGTGGCGGGCATGCCCGTCGTGACTTGGCCCACCTGGTTCTCAGGCAGGCCGCAGCGAACCTTCAGATCGCTCTGCACCAGCTGCAACAGGGGCACGCCGGGGGCCAGCAGTTCGCCCAGGTTGACGAAGCGCTCCGCCACCACGCCGGCCATCGGCGCCGTGACGAAGCAGTTCTCCAGATCGATGCGCGCCGCGGCCAGGGCCGCCTCGGCCATGCGCAGGCCGTTCTGGGCCTTCTTCCAGTCGCTCTCGCTGATTCCCTGTCCATTGCGGAAGAGGCGGTCCGCCATCTGGTAGTCCAGCGCGGCGTTCTCCACCTGCGCCCGCGCCGCGTCGTGGGCCGCCTGGTAGCGGCGGCTGTCCAGGACGAGCAGGGTGTCACCGGCGCGCACCCGGGCGCCGCGGTCGGCCACGATCTGTTGCAGGGTCCCGGCCGTCTGCGCGGAAAGGGTGGCGGCGTTCTCGGACTGGACCTCGCCCACCAGCAGGAGACGGGCGCTGAAAGGCCGGGGCGCCAGGGTCTCCACCACCACG belongs to bacterium and includes:
- a CDS encoding efflux RND transporter permease subunit; the protein is MHISDYALRNRPAIFILVVMAIIFGLRSYFTLPRESAPDVTIPYVIITTPYFGTSAADMENLVTKEIEKKVGEIDKIKEMRSMSGEGISAITVEFDPKESVGDMLNRVREKVDLAKPELPADAEDPIITELNINNWPILLINLSGDYGPVQLKDVAEDIQDELENVPGVLDVTISGGREREVQVDVDPERLRHYRLGLEDVQLAITGENLNLPGGTIEVGDYAYLLRVPGEITDPEEIARFVVKADKHFPIHVRDVAEVRFGFKDLSSTARMEGRDCITIAVTKRAGENLIGIVDEVRRRINDMVPGLPPTTRITFTSDQSKDIAMMVDELENGIINALILVVAVLVLFLGWRTSMFVAVAIPLSMLISFIVLQALGYTLNMIVLFSLILALGMLVDNAVVIVENIYRYVSEGHSASQAALKGTREVAWPVITSTLTTLSAFFPMIFWPGIMGEFMKYLPITLIITLSASLFVGLTINPVLAATFLKLKDAHRETTRRESRFVALYRSTLRWALGHRGLVLAAAHLSLFAVIGLYGAFGTGVEFFPDIDPKKVFVDFELPSGSRLEQTDSYLGEVEKGLGAYPDILTYVAQSGVGTSDFDFGTGSAGPANKGRISIDMVDREYRQRRTPLTITDIRSSLTDVAGAKVTVEKMEEGPPTGKPVTIEISGEDFRTLGELADDIIEKIKGVSGLVNLDSDFDRGKPEIQILVDRQRAAYLGVGTGQIGSTVRMAFNGAESGTFRDGEQDVDITVRLAKEHRRRVEDIENLNLVIEEGDLVPLSSVASVNLTTGLGGINRKDQKRVVTVAADVEGRLPNDALLEVKNMLAEHELPRGYAMTFAGESKDQEEAEAFLSQAFVIAVFSIGLILVVQFHSLTTPLIIIFSVLLSLVGVFSGLLITRLPFGIIMTGVGVISLAGVVVNNAIVLLDYIGKLRARGLAKLDAIIQGGVTRLRPVLLTAGTTILGLVPMAVGISFDFKKFHWVTDSDSVQWWQGMAVAVIFGLLFATALTLVIVPVMYSTVDSLNMWLRKRFGRLVNQD
- a CDS encoding efflux RND transporter periplasmic adaptor subunit, producing MTRMSAGPRRMMVLLAATALSLPLLAGCGRNGQAAPSGNAKDSLEGADHESQVNVVVETLAPRPFSARLLLVGEVQSENAATLSAQTAGTLQQIVADRGARVRAGDTLLVLDSRRYQAAHDAARAQVENAALDYQMADRLFRNGQGISESDWKKAQNGLRMAEAALAAARIDLENCFVTAPMAGVVAERFVNLGELLAPGVPLLQLVQSDLKVRCGLPENQVGQVTTGMPATVRVPEASLETPGRVRWVGEVLDGRSRTLPLELELPRQSALRPGMACQVEIRHGGTGHSLVVPVTVVQTAPDHLFVYVEEDGRAVHRVVQPGERDGDLIEVRAGLREGDRLIVSGHRGLVDGQALRIVPARGGGEAAAK